In Neorhodopirellula lusitana, the following are encoded in one genomic region:
- a CDS encoding sulfatase-like hydrolase/transferase has protein sequence MLPNLLPFLSVGTVLTGIFAIGLTTILAWCTCWLTFRIAKHWKADRDKAISPSVLLAITTGIAMLFAIPAIRRLPSTLAEMRPHSTRHPLCFLGMVKHLGVGVPLPTGSDAVQGRLHGLGLNEAVTKHLEQLGELRLANAKASSTDFNNHPDVLIIVVESLQLDILSQEVMPNLFDFAGRGLHLQNHFSGGNGTNLGFFSLITGKEATWFPRSEQVPVLMNKLFRQAGYKTALFSGIDDFPKFDMDTYINPNEYDIYQAEPCDWLASDQLAVDRTIEFFDRNDATDPEQPRLAVLHTYSTHSPFDNQPEDEHFLPASSQYYVTPYTQNGRTPVWNRYRNAVRSADRLISSVLSEDRVTVVVGDHGEALLEDGTIGHGTRLDSIQNQTPAILFAPGFEPNEVKLPTSHIDILPTVLSACGLTLNSPELLDGVDLLNAPHESLATRSFASCHFMGPELMLVGPWTNESAHPFAYRCAFSIKQWQAAALNPIDRLGLDLQASKLSTATDNLKMQERFGRWMEKRFGLNPMQDRRNQNELFRNYLNHSSSDIRLQAVEIASNVASPDRELIELVSLAATDHDAQVREAAQAAWVTLQRRAVHNDETPNDAKPASPKPPIADRYASPRKVEMRSKSSRSTEEIQANGRDVPRFIAHAGGAIDGHTYTNSLEALNHNYRQGFRTFELDIVETIDHHFVAAHDWASWKNLTNYSGSLPPTLAQFRQHKILDRYTPMDMDAINHWFAGHPKAILVTDKIDKPTSFANQFIDSRRLVMELFSIEAVEEATDAKIAVTVSEPLLNQVKTNKVNWLLDRNIDQVDLSRLSLDQHMPLIHSLNEAGVKVFVYHVNYTDGEDEAFVVCHDFDFVYGMYADQWGFGESQVHFECCPATNSVD, from the coding sequence ATGCTCCCAAATCTGCTCCCCTTCCTGTCTGTTGGCACAGTGCTAACCGGGATATTCGCGATTGGACTGACTACGATTCTTGCCTGGTGCACCTGTTGGCTTACATTCCGGATTGCCAAACACTGGAAAGCGGACCGGGACAAGGCGATTTCGCCTTCAGTCTTGCTAGCTATCACTACCGGCATTGCGATGCTTTTCGCAATTCCAGCAATTCGCCGACTGCCATCGACGCTTGCGGAAATGCGTCCCCACTCCACACGGCACCCATTATGCTTCTTAGGGATGGTCAAGCACCTAGGGGTTGGCGTGCCGCTTCCAACGGGTAGCGACGCGGTCCAGGGAAGACTGCACGGACTGGGCCTCAACGAGGCAGTCACAAAACATCTTGAACAACTCGGCGAACTTCGGCTAGCGAACGCGAAAGCCTCTTCAACAGACTTCAACAATCACCCCGATGTTTTGATCATCGTCGTTGAGTCTCTTCAACTAGACATTCTGTCCCAGGAAGTCATGCCCAACCTGTTTGATTTCGCTGGTCGCGGACTGCATCTACAAAACCACTTCAGCGGAGGAAACGGAACGAATCTCGGCTTTTTCAGCCTGATCACCGGTAAAGAAGCAACGTGGTTTCCACGCAGCGAACAAGTCCCTGTTCTAATGAACAAGCTATTCCGGCAAGCAGGCTACAAGACCGCATTGTTCTCTGGAATCGACGACTTTCCCAAGTTTGACATGGACACGTATATCAATCCGAACGAGTACGACATCTATCAAGCCGAACCCTGCGATTGGCTTGCATCGGATCAACTTGCAGTCGATCGCACCATTGAGTTCTTTGATCGCAACGACGCGACCGATCCCGAGCAACCGCGACTCGCGGTCCTGCATACCTACTCCACACACAGCCCCTTCGACAATCAACCCGAGGACGAACACTTCTTACCAGCTTCTAGCCAATACTACGTTACGCCGTATACGCAAAACGGACGAACCCCAGTCTGGAATCGGTACCGCAATGCAGTTCGCTCAGCGGATCGTCTGATTTCCTCGGTTTTAAGTGAGGATCGCGTCACGGTTGTCGTCGGGGACCACGGCGAAGCGCTCCTGGAAGATGGCACGATCGGCCATGGAACTCGCCTGGATAGTATCCAAAACCAAACGCCTGCCATTCTATTTGCACCAGGCTTCGAACCAAACGAAGTCAAACTCCCAACCAGCCATATCGATATTCTGCCAACGGTACTCTCGGCATGCGGATTAACTCTCAACTCTCCCGAGCTTCTTGATGGTGTCGACTTACTCAACGCTCCCCACGAATCACTGGCAACACGTTCATTTGCATCCTGCCACTTCATGGGCCCCGAATTAATGCTAGTGGGACCTTGGACGAACGAGTCGGCCCATCCCTTTGCCTATCGCTGTGCATTTTCAATCAAACAATGGCAAGCTGCCGCACTCAACCCCATTGATCGACTGGGCCTTGATTTGCAAGCCAGTAAACTATCAACGGCGACCGATAACCTAAAAATGCAGGAGCGTTTCGGGCGTTGGATGGAAAAACGCTTTGGGCTCAATCCCATGCAAGACCGACGAAACCAAAACGAACTGTTCCGAAATTACCTCAATCACTCAAGCTCCGACATTCGACTGCAGGCCGTCGAGATTGCGAGCAATGTCGCTAGCCCTGATCGCGAACTCATCGAGCTGGTAAGTCTCGCCGCGACCGACCATGACGCTCAGGTCCGCGAAGCAGCTCAAGCTGCATGGGTCACGCTCCAGCGGCGAGCCGTCCACAATGACGAAACGCCCAATGATGCCAAACCTGCCTCCCCCAAACCACCCATAGCAGACCGGTATGCATCGCCGCGCAAAGTGGAGATGCGCAGCAAGAGTTCACGCTCGACCGAGGAAATCCAGGCCAACGGCCGAGATGTACCTCGCTTCATCGCGCACGCAGGAGGCGCGATCGACGGACACACCTACACAAATTCGCTGGAGGCACTAAATCACAATTATCGACAGGGCTTCCGAACCTTCGAACTGGACATTGTCGAAACCATCGACCATCACTTTGTGGCAGCCCATGATTGGGCAAGCTGGAAAAACCTCACCAATTACTCAGGTTCGCTCCCACCAACACTCGCTCAGTTTCGCCAACACAAAATCTTAGATCGATACACGCCCATGGACATGGACGCGATCAACCATTGGTTCGCCGGTCATCCAAAGGCGATTCTGGTAACAGACAAGATTGACAAGCCGACGAGTTTCGCCAACCAGTTCATCGACAGCCGACGTCTCGTGATGGAGCTATTTTCCATTGAAGCGGTTGAAGAAGCAACTGACGCAAAGATTGCAGTCACCGTTTCAGAACCTCTTCTCAATCAAGTGAAAACCAATAAGGTCAATTGGTTACTGGACCGTAACATCGACCAAGTTGATCTGTCCCGTCTCAGCCTTGATCAGCACATGCCTCTCATTCACTCTCTCAATGAGGCTGGGGTCAAAGTGTTTGTTTATCACGTCAACTACACTGACGGCGAAGACGAAGCGTTCGTAGTCTGCCACGATTTCGATTTCGTCTATGGCATGTACGCGGACCAATGGGGATTCGGTGAATCACAAGTTCACTTTGAGTGCTGCCCCGCGACCAACTCAGTGGACTAA
- a CDS encoding glycosyltransferase family 2 protein, with the protein MSLPPPLHPLPAILKSGGQSKWPWAASEDWAGFDNANTKGRELPKVTVITPSYNQGEYLEQTIRSILLQGYPNLEYIVVDGGSNDESNTILDRYAPWINHLIREPDNGQSDAICKGLKLATGDIFNWINSDDTLQPGVLWELANHFHSTSDLYTFPVSVQGDDIETYLMRNQNLSARSILRDDRYSFSQPGVWFRMKELKECGGIDLSLNYGFDWDLIIRYLAKFPRVQYSTTTGAMFRIHDQSKTVVENTKADAEANRFKQETDRIRDKLETQLARPLANASRLGRRRVPWHQTLIATLDDLNQSPTRASLQILHEAWRDPAARFSRRTVGSIARLMSRYVRPGFRNRTQ; encoded by the coding sequence ATGAGCCTGCCTCCTCCGCTTCATCCGCTGCCCGCTATTCTAAAATCCGGCGGTCAATCCAAGTGGCCTTGGGCAGCGAGCGAAGATTGGGCGGGCTTCGATAACGCCAACACCAAGGGGAGAGAACTTCCTAAAGTGACCGTGATCACGCCTAGTTACAACCAAGGGGAATACCTCGAGCAAACGATCCGTTCGATTCTTCTTCAAGGTTACCCCAACCTGGAATACATCGTGGTAGATGGAGGCAGCAATGACGAAAGCAACACGATCCTGGATCGCTACGCTCCCTGGATCAACCACCTGATCCGCGAGCCTGACAATGGCCAATCGGATGCTATTTGCAAGGGTCTCAAGCTAGCCACCGGTGACATCTTCAACTGGATCAACTCTGATGACACGCTTCAGCCAGGTGTGCTCTGGGAACTCGCCAATCATTTTCACTCCACGTCGGACCTCTATACATTCCCGGTTTCCGTTCAAGGCGACGATATCGAAACCTACTTGATGCGCAATCAAAATCTGTCAGCTCGCAGCATCCTGCGAGACGATCGCTACTCGTTCAGCCAACCGGGAGTTTGGTTTCGGATGAAGGAACTGAAAGAGTGCGGCGGAATCGACCTGTCACTCAATTACGGCTTTGACTGGGATCTGATCATTCGATATTTGGCAAAGTTCCCACGAGTCCAATATTCAACAACAACGGGCGCCATGTTTCGCATCCATGACCAATCCAAAACAGTCGTCGAAAACACCAAAGCTGATGCGGAAGCCAATCGCTTCAAACAGGAAACGGATCGCATTCGAGACAAGCTTGAAACACAACTTGCGCGACCACTCGCAAATGCATCGCGACTGGGCAGACGCCGAGTTCCTTGGCACCAAACGCTAATCGCCACACTGGACGACTTAAACCAATCGCCCACCCGAGCCAGCCTACAAATCCTTCACGAAGCATGGCGAGACCCTGCTGCAAGATTTTCACGAAGGACCGTGGGCTCGATAGCTCGATTGATGTCGCGTTATGTCAGACCAGGATTTCGAAACCGAACACAATGA
- the prmC gene encoding peptide chain release factor N(5)-glutamine methyltransferase, with product MTSAGTNDGASTTGSTEPWTVLRLLEWTTNFFKSKGSDSARLDAEVLLAHARDCQRIQLYTSFSEVPTDEQRIAFRELVRRRGDGVPVAQLVGFKEFYSIAIRVDENVLVPRPETEHLVVGALDEIKRLQLQVTDRRLRVLDIGTGSGAIVIAIAKNVSSASGSPGVEITAVDVSLPALDIAKWNVEKHKLAEQITLLQSDLFDSLDSEARFDIIVTNPPYVSQLEYDELPPTVKDHEPKGALLSGPTGMETIERILNDSPAYLNPGGRLMIELSPMIAQACEKLAQATGLYSDIELLKDLAGHQRILSVRIA from the coding sequence ATGACATCCGCTGGAACAAACGACGGTGCTTCCACGACCGGTAGCACCGAACCATGGACGGTTCTTCGGTTGCTTGAGTGGACGACGAACTTCTTTAAGAGCAAGGGTAGTGACTCGGCTCGGCTTGATGCTGAGGTTTTGTTGGCGCACGCCCGGGATTGTCAGCGAATCCAGCTTTACACCTCGTTCTCCGAGGTCCCCACTGACGAACAACGAATCGCGTTTCGTGAGCTCGTTCGTCGACGCGGTGATGGTGTCCCGGTCGCTCAGTTGGTCGGCTTCAAAGAGTTCTACTCGATCGCAATTCGAGTCGACGAAAACGTGCTTGTCCCGCGTCCGGAAACGGAGCACCTCGTCGTTGGCGCACTGGATGAAATCAAGCGTCTTCAGTTGCAGGTCACCGACCGTCGTCTTCGGGTATTGGATATTGGGACCGGTAGCGGCGCGATTGTGATCGCGATTGCCAAGAATGTTTCCAGTGCGAGCGGTTCTCCTGGCGTTGAGATCACTGCGGTTGATGTGAGTCTGCCGGCGCTCGACATCGCAAAGTGGAACGTTGAAAAGCATAAGCTGGCCGAGCAAATCACCTTGCTGCAGAGCGATCTGTTTGACTCGCTCGATAGCGAGGCTCGCTTTGACATCATCGTCACCAACCCGCCTTACGTTAGTCAGTTGGAATACGACGAGCTTCCCCCGACGGTCAAAGATCACGAGCCAAAAGGCGCGCTGCTGTCCGGTCCAACTGGAATGGAAACCATCGAGCGAATCTTGAACGACTCGCCCGCGTACTTGAATCCAGGCGGACGCTTGATGATTGAGCTCAGCCCGATGATCGCCCAAGCATGTGAAAAACTGGCCCAAGCCACCGGCCTCTACAGCGACATCGAGCTACTAAAAGATCTCGCCGGCCATCAGAGAATCCTGTCGGTACGGATCGCCTAA
- the prfA gene encoding peptide chain release factor 1, whose protein sequence is MSGSIRDILDEKLARFEKLEADMSDPDVLADGARMSATAREHGGLAKVAGRYREFSRLSDEIRQCQEMVELAEDADERDMAEAEMKTLREQRESIWEELLSLTVGGEDSHRTRCVMEIRAGTGGDEAALFARDLFEMYRRHAEQTGWKTEIMEASATEMGGFKEITITLEGEHVFRDLQYESGGHRVQRVPETETQGRVHTSAATVAVMPEPEDVEIDLKADDYRKDFFGASGPGGQHVNKTDSAVRLTHHESGIVVQCQDEKSQHKNLAKALRVLKARLYEKKREEEAAKQAAERKGLIGSGDRSQRIRTYNFPQNRLTDHRINLTLYKLDQIIAGDLSPVTEALINYDRDQLRGDMIE, encoded by the coding sequence ATGAGCGGATCTATCCGCGACATCCTCGACGAGAAACTCGCACGCTTTGAAAAGCTAGAAGCCGATATGTCTGATCCAGACGTGTTGGCTGACGGTGCTCGCATGAGCGCAACGGCGCGCGAGCACGGTGGCCTTGCCAAGGTTGCCGGACGTTATCGTGAGTTCAGTCGACTGTCCGATGAAATTCGCCAGTGCCAAGAAATGGTGGAGTTGGCGGAGGACGCGGATGAACGCGATATGGCCGAAGCGGAAATGAAGACGCTTCGCGAACAACGTGAGTCGATTTGGGAAGAACTGTTGTCGTTGACTGTCGGCGGCGAGGACTCGCACCGTACGCGTTGTGTGATGGAAATCCGCGCGGGGACCGGTGGCGATGAAGCCGCTTTGTTCGCACGTGATCTGTTCGAAATGTATCGTCGCCATGCCGAGCAAACTGGCTGGAAGACCGAGATCATGGAAGCCAGCGCGACCGAGATGGGCGGATTCAAGGAAATCACAATCACCTTGGAAGGCGAGCACGTCTTCCGTGATTTGCAATATGAGTCCGGCGGTCACCGCGTCCAGCGGGTCCCTGAAACGGAGACTCAAGGTCGTGTTCACACCTCCGCGGCCACCGTGGCAGTGATGCCGGAACCGGAAGACGTTGAGATTGATCTGAAGGCCGACGATTATCGTAAGGATTTCTTTGGTGCATCGGGGCCCGGCGGTCAGCACGTCAACAAGACGGATTCAGCGGTTCGTTTAACGCACCATGAGTCGGGGATTGTTGTTCAGTGCCAAGACGAAAAGAGTCAGCACAAGAATCTCGCCAAGGCGTTGCGGGTTTTGAAGGCCAGACTGTACGAAAAGAAGCGTGAAGAGGAAGCTGCCAAGCAGGCTGCGGAACGCAAGGGACTGATTGGCTCGGGTGACCGAAGTCAGCGGATCCGAACCTACAATTTTCCTCAGAATCGCTTGACCGATCACCGTATCAATTTGACGCTTTACAAGCTTGATCAGATTATCGCTGGTGATCTTTCTCCGGTTACTGAAGCCCTTATCAATTACGATCGCGATCAACTTCGCGGTGATATGATCGAATGA
- the rpmE gene encoding 50S ribosomal protein L31, which yields MKDGIHPNYQEATVTCGCGSSFQTRATRPELKIDICSECHPFYTGKLKYVDTAGRIDKFQKKFAAGTYGSLEKPKKAKKAAK from the coding sequence ATGAAAGACGGTATCCACCCTAACTACCAAGAAGCCACAGTTACCTGTGGTTGCGGAAGCTCGTTCCAAACTCGTGCAACACGACCAGAGCTTAAGATCGACATTTGCAGCGAATGTCATCCCTTCTATACCGGTAAACTGAAGTACGTCGACACAGCTGGACGTATTGATAAGTTCCAGAAGAAGTTTGCTGCAGGCACCTACGGGTCGCTTGAAAAGCCTAAGAAGGCCAAGAAAGCCGCCAAATGA
- the rplL gene encoding 50S ribosomal protein L7/L12 codes for MSEEATATVEYSAEAKELGDKIANMTLKQAKELSDYLKDEHGIEPAAGGGAVVMAGGAGGEAAEAVEQTEFDVVLTAFGDKKLNVVKVVKNITGASLMEAKKMVEGCPATLKEAASKEDAEKIKAEVEEAGGSVELK; via the coding sequence ATGTCCGAAGAAGCAACTGCAACTGTTGAATACAGCGCCGAAGCTAAAGAACTTGGCGATAAGATCGCCAACATGACCCTGAAGCAAGCCAAAGAATTGAGCGACTACCTAAAGGATGAGCATGGCATTGAGCCAGCCGCCGGTGGTGGTGCTGTTGTGATGGCTGGCGGAGCCGGTGGCGAAGCTGCTGAAGCCGTTGAGCAAACCGAATTCGACGTCGTCTTGACCGCCTTCGGCGACAAGAAGTTGAATGTCGTTAAGGTTGTTAAGAACATCACCGGTGCTTCCCTGATGGAAGCCAAGAAGATGGTCGAAGGTTGCCCAGCAACCTTGAAGGAAGCCGCTTCGAAAGAAGACGCTGAAAAGATCAAAGCCGAAGTCGAAGAAGCTGGTGGATCAGTCGAGCTCAAGTAG
- the rplJ gene encoding 50S ribosomal protein L10, with the protein MSKYVKELVTRDLQRRLEGVSDAVTVTCTGMDANTTNELRGELDSKNIQMMVVKNSLARRATEGSSLAPAFEGTAGQVAVIWGAEDFVSLVKEVVRLDKDSEKYENFVAVGGVMDGEVLDDAGVKAISKWPSREEQISMLVGQLLGPGSSLSAALLGPGRMLNSQIKQKGEGDDE; encoded by the coding sequence ATGAGTAAATACGTTAAAGAACTGGTCACTCGTGACCTGCAGCGTCGTCTCGAAGGTGTCTCTGATGCGGTGACCGTCACCTGCACCGGAATGGACGCCAACACGACCAATGAACTTCGCGGCGAATTGGATTCGAAGAACATCCAGATGATGGTTGTCAAGAATTCACTCGCTCGTCGTGCCACCGAAGGCTCTTCGCTGGCACCGGCTTTCGAAGGCACCGCTGGCCAAGTGGCCGTGATTTGGGGAGCGGAAGACTTTGTCTCGCTCGTCAAGGAAGTGGTTCGCCTCGATAAGGATTCCGAAAAGTACGAAAATTTCGTCGCTGTCGGCGGCGTCATGGACGGCGAAGTGCTAGACGATGCTGGCGTCAAGGCGATCAGCAAGTGGCCTAGCCGTGAAGAACAAATTTCGATGCTGGTTGGCCAATTGCTTGGTCCAGGTTCCAGCCTCAGTGCAGCATTGCTTGGCCCCGGCCGGATGCTCAATAGCCAAATCAAACAGAAGGGCGAAGGCGACGACGAGTAA
- the rplA gene encoding 50S ribosomal protein L1 translates to MGKKSKRYRSALAKQPQELQPLSQAVETLKTYDATKFDQTVEVHMRLGVDPNQADQIIRGSLVLPHGIGKTQRVVVFAKGDQAKAAEEAGADEVGQEDLAKKIKDGFTDFDVCIAAPDMMGLVGPLGRVLGPRGLMPSPRAGTVTADVGKVVGEYKAGKVEFRNDKGGNVHAMVGKISFEPQKLEDNIKTFVDFVAGMKPQSIKGTYIKGVAICATMTPSVRVAT, encoded by the coding sequence ATGGGAAAGAAATCAAAGCGGTATCGCTCCGCTCTCGCTAAACAACCACAGGAACTTCAACCGCTTAGTCAAGCGGTTGAAACCCTGAAGACCTACGATGCAACCAAGTTCGACCAAACCGTCGAAGTTCACATGCGTCTAGGCGTTGACCCGAACCAGGCTGATCAAATCATCCGTGGTTCGTTGGTCCTGCCTCACGGTATCGGCAAGACGCAACGCGTCGTCGTTTTCGCTAAGGGCGATCAAGCTAAAGCTGCTGAAGAAGCTGGTGCAGACGAAGTTGGTCAGGAAGATCTGGCCAAGAAGATCAAGGACGGTTTCACTGACTTTGATGTTTGCATCGCCGCTCCTGACATGATGGGACTTGTTGGTCCGCTCGGCCGAGTTCTCGGTCCTCGCGGTCTGATGCCGAGCCCACGTGCTGGAACAGTTACTGCCGACGTCGGCAAAGTTGTTGGTGAGTACAAGGCCGGTAAGGTCGAGTTCCGCAACGACAAAGGCGGCAACGTGCATGCGATGGTCGGCAAGATCAGCTTCGAGCCTCAAAAGCTGGAAGACAACATTAAGACGTTCGTCGATTTCGTCGCCGGCATGAAGCCCCAGTCGATTAAGGGCACTTACATCAAAGGCGTTGCCATCTGTGCAACGATGACCCCTAGCGTCCGAGTTGCCACCTAA
- a CDS encoding glycosyltransferase family 2 protein — protein MTDDFQSDECSTPFNADANCRPKENCSSRDSSARDWATQWLVALPVYNEVDYVDEVLDQVLMHAGRILVIDDGSSDGTSEKLKARQAEDPKRISVVHHGKNRGYGAALQSAFKYTLEHDFAGVVTLDCDGQHQPHRIPRFIEAAKSADIVSGSRYLKKYEGDDEPPQERMFINRRITADINERLGFSLTDAFCGFKAYRANALEAMQITDEGYAMPLELWVQAAAAGLSVMEVPVPLIYLDLDRSFGGSLDHAETRLKYYNQVLDDALDTVREQGRLPETLAKKINPA, from the coding sequence ATGACCGACGACTTTCAATCCGATGAATGCTCAACCCCCTTCAATGCGGACGCAAATTGCCGCCCGAAAGAGAACTGCTCATCGCGAGACAGCTCGGCTCGGGACTGGGCGACGCAGTGGCTGGTGGCGCTTCCGGTCTACAACGAGGTGGATTACGTCGACGAGGTGCTTGATCAGGTGCTAATGCACGCGGGTCGCATTTTGGTCATCGACGACGGCAGCAGCGATGGGACCTCTGAAAAACTGAAAGCCCGCCAGGCTGAAGATCCTAAGCGGATTTCAGTTGTCCATCATGGCAAGAACCGTGGTTACGGTGCCGCTCTGCAATCGGCATTCAAGTACACCCTCGAGCACGACTTTGCGGGCGTGGTGACGCTGGACTGCGACGGTCAGCATCAGCCGCACCGCATCCCGCGATTCATCGAGGCAGCTAAATCAGCCGACATCGTCTCAGGCAGTCGCTACCTGAAGAAGTACGAAGGTGATGACGAACCGCCTCAGGAGAGAATGTTCATCAACCGCCGCATCACAGCGGACATCAATGAGCGACTGGGTTTTTCATTGACGGATGCCTTTTGCGGGTTCAAGGCCTACCGAGCCAACGCTTTAGAGGCGATGCAAATCACTGACGAAGGCTACGCAATGCCGCTCGAACTTTGGGTCCAAGCGGCCGCTGCCGGGCTGTCGGTGATGGAAGTGCCAGTCCCACTGATCTACCTGGACCTCGATCGTTCATTCGGTGGATCACTCGACCACGCCGAGACTCGATTGAAGTACTACAACCAAGTCTTGGATGACGCATTGGACACGGTTCGCGAGCAAGGCCGACTTCCCGAGACGCTCGCCAAGAAGATCAACCCGGCCTAA